In one Alosa alosa isolate M-15738 ecotype Scorff River chromosome 14, AALO_Geno_1.1, whole genome shotgun sequence genomic region, the following are encoded:
- the LOC125306966 gene encoding C-myc promoter-binding protein-like isoform X4, with protein sequence MLEDKGPRVADYFVVAGLTDPFKPLDEELRFDDVCHKTAQPKAPITDVTVVMRSLGEEVPPGYACVEATPTGLSADLNNGGLMAPEVYLCYKRGRDKPPLTDLGVLYEWKERLKQGCHLVQTTPGGRPANLSGSSQRIYITYRRAPESQSHASLAVTDICVIIPGKGESPPHTFCKVEKNLNSSMWGSSVYLCYKKSVAKTNTIAYKAGLFSRYPEEDYESFPLPESVPLFCLPMGATLECWPPHTKYSLPVFSTFVLTGSSGEKVYGAAIQFYEPFSEECLTDRQRLQLGLPPPDPQAGSRSPSSDPKAASRSVHTNKSICLLSHWPFFDAFRKFLTFLYRYSISGPHALPIEKHISHFMHKVPFPSSQRPRILVQLSPHDSLMLSQPVSSPLPLSGGRFSTLLQSLGPENAVTLLVYAMTEQKILVHSLRPAVLTSVTEALVSMIFPFHWQCPYVPLCPLALAGVLSAPCPFIVGLDTRYFDLYEPPPDVNCVDLDTNTVSQMEDKRALTWKLLPKKACKNLMNALSNLYQQLIEGHQRPQHDGLAEASVCGGGSEGELGGGRSLHALELDIQEAFLRFMAALLRGYRSFLRPITQAPSEKTTDASSLFDLQGFLRSRDRSHQKFYSVMVKTQLFSRFIEECSFVSDKDASLAFFDDCVDKLFSSERTVEKAKVDGERSEEGKLIEFDESQRSEHTVFITPPELPPLPEGEEHPLCYSYAGFPVLTDDLFDRVDGLRTPASLLASRKSCPTSPAPMFRRTKQEIKLAQKVAKKYSSVPQMWSKCLLRHCYGLWFICLPAYVKVCHSKVRALRTAYDVLRKMHTKKLQPPDEVCYRVLMQLCGQYGQPVLAVRVLFEMKKAGIHPNAITYGYYNKAVLESTWPSSTRGGYFLWLKLRNVVLGVAQFRQALKKHQQQSAHTPPSDGSDLDALSQGSMDSSNETNPADLIKVEGTDDRSSTGDQSDLGYNSLSKEEVRRGETIPEKEKRESDCSSLSETESAKGSGDCLPQLDFPAPNQPRPGIVRGNSCYDGPALNKQESSSAVAGLLFSSSLEDIGVMQGGSLHRRLGNKREKTDGSLEESGVRGRRHSGDSATPTGTVLGLSLNQGETDPHKIARNLGDDAKILSGSLRKSRRCETLGMNSKQAHALLNDDEVPMHRLSLTTADDAAEDEDSSDEERPDEDKVDLADIFDLEDLDLDSEGIMGCGAGPRRQSVPVQLARPAKRMGIQMGFDPLSLLAAETESEVAEVCSEGAGARTPPGMRRDLAVEIEMYMNHLGSPLSSRAPSSVDLRFPTSPAGGAHHQQHEARRGSLPHCSSRALSVPRSQTYHSHQQVAHSHSSHNVQQRSRTPQANTPTHARARLWSSPAYPPDGAPQQGEERDRDPHSDLASPPPSPSPYSSSFGLDTLLTPSLDVFKSSMVSAGKGVAEKASRWYSRLATYTTPTKDMGSDGLSVEDDDECGEGEEVFLSPDGPFSPRRPGPYAPLRRSTAAQASANRRSSIHTGYLLSPPPSVPDRSDLGSSRYTSNTSIFQNYAMEILISSCSRCKTCECLVYDEEIMAGWTADDSNLNTTCPFCGNPFLPFLNVEIRDLRGPGRLFLKSSPSADEAISSSYSVSTGLDTGTSTLSATSPVPTHARSSSFIRAPCIDIPERQQGSLSPGGPMARSVSAFGPLEESPRPLHRVPTGSLPSRLNEATDPLSMEWRLHHPEPVTVPYLSPLVLWKELESLLENEGDQAITLSGLVDHHPIIFWNLVWYFRRLDLPSNLPGLILTSDHCNRGSQVPRDWMSEDSKHVLVQILWDNLKLHQDPIQPFYILWNTQRLNCTLFLESLSYPVCRLGNEKECVFGEEVLQGVVRSIQRNDIHSPMCHILQLLAHTLGVRRQRSLYRDILFLSLVALGKDNIDIDAFDREYKLAYDRLSPAQVKLTHNCDRPPSTGVMECRKTFGEPYL encoded by the exons ATGTTGGAAGACAAAGGGCCCCGTGTCGCAGACTACTTTGTGGTGGCCGGCCTGACAGACCCCTTCAAGCCGCTGGACGAGGAGCTGCGCTTCGATGACGTCTGCCACAAGACGGCGCAGCCCAAGGCGCCCATCACCGATGTCACCGTGGTGATGCGCTCGCTGGGCGAGGAGGTGCCGCCGGGCTACGCCTGTGTGGAGGCCACGCCCACTGGACTGTCAGCTGACCTGAACAACGGCGGCCTGATGGCACCTGAGGTCTACCTGTGCTACAAGCGTGGCCGAGACAAGCCCCCACTCACCGACCTCGG TGTTTTGTATGAATGGAAGGAGCGCCTGAAGCAGGGCTGCCACCTGGTCCAGACCACTCCCGGCGGTCGCCCGGCCAACCTGAGCGGCTCTTCCCAGCGCATTTACATCACCTATCGCCGAGCGCCGGAGAGCCAATCACACGCCTCGCTCGCTGTGACGGACATCTGTGTCATCATACCGGGAAAGGGCGAATCTCCACCGCACACCTTCTGCAAAGTGGAGAAGAATCTTAACAGCAGCATG TGGGGGTCATCTGTCTACCTGTGCTACAAGAAATCGGTGGCCAAAACCAACACCATCGCCTACAAAGCAG gtttgttcAGTAGGTACCCAGAGGAGGACTATGAGTCTTTCCCTCTTCCGGAGTCCGTGCCCCTCTTCTGCCTGCCCATGGGAGCCACGTTGGAGTGCTGGCCTCCCCACACCAAGTACTCCCTCCCCGTTTTCTCCACCTTCGTTCTCACCGGCTCTTCAGGAGAGAAG GTGTATGGTGCTGCCATCCAGTTCTATGAGCCCTTCTCCGAGGAGTGCCTGACGGACAGGCAGCGTCTGCAGCTGGGCCTGCCTCCCCCTGACCCCCAGGCAGGGTCACGCTCCCCGAGCTCTGACCCCAAGGCCGCTTCGCGCTCCGTTCACACCAACAAGAGCATCTGTCTGCTCTCGCACTGGCCCTTTTTCGACGCCTTCCGGAAGTTTCTCACTTTCCTCTACCGCTACTCTATCTCCGGGCCACATGCCCTTCCTATTgagaa GCACATCTCTCACTTTATGCACAAAGTTCCCTTCCCCTCATCTCAAAGACCTCGCATTCTTGTACAG CTTTCCCCACATGACAGTCTGATGTTGAGCCAGCCTGTGTCCTCTCCTTTGCCACTCAG cgggggccGGTTCTCTACGCTGCTTCAGAGTCTGGGCCCTGAGAATGCCGTCACATTGCTGGTGTATgccatgacagagcagaagatCCTGGTGCACTCACTACGACCTGCAGTGCTCACCAGTGTTACCGAGGCCCTGGTGTCT atgATCTTCCCCTTCCACTGGCAGTGCCCATACGTGCCCCTGTGCCCACTGGCATTAGCAGGGGTTTTGAGTGCCCCCTGCCCCTTCATTGTCGGGTTGGACACACGCTACTTCGACCTCTATGAGCCGCCTCCTGATGTCAACTGTGTGGACCTGGACACAAACACTGTATCTCA AATGGAGGATAAGCGGGCTCTTACATGGAAGCTCCTCCCAAAGAAAGCCTGCAAAAACCTGATGAATGCACTCAGTAACCTCTACCAGCAGCTAATagaag gtcACCAGAGGCCGCAGCACGACGGGTTGGCGGAGGCGTccgtgtgtgggggggggagtgaGGGTGAGCTGGGCGGAGGGCGCAGCCTGCATGCGCTGGAGCTGGACATCCAGGAGGCCTTCCTGCGCTTCATGGCGGCGTTGCTGCGCGGCTACCGCTCCTTCCTCAGGCCCATCACGCAGGCGCCCTCCGAGAAGACCACCGACGCCAGCTCGCTCTTCGACCTGCAGG gCTTCTTGCGCAGCAGGGATCGCTCTCATCAGAAGTTCTACTCTGTGATGGTAAAGACACAGCTCTTCAGCCGATTCATTGAGGAGTGCTCCTTCGTCAGCGACAAAGATGCCAGCCTAGCCTTCTTCGACGATTGCGTGGACAAA CTGTTTAGCTCAGAGCGGACTGTAGAAAAGGCCAAG gTTGATGGGGAACGCAGCGAAGAGGGCAAATTGATTGAGTTTGATGAGTCTCAGAGAAGTGAACATACTGTCTTCATCACACCACCTGAGCTACCACCCCTGCCAGAGGGAGAGGAGCATCCACTCTGTtacag TTATGCTGGCTTCCCTGTGCTGACGGATGACTTGTTTGATCGTGTTGATGGCCTGAGGACTCCTGCCTCTCTGCTTGCCAGTCGTAAGAGCTGCCCTACAAGTCCTGCTCCCATGTTTAGACGCACTAAACAG gagaTAAAGCTGGCTCAGAAGGTGGCTAAGAAGTACTCCTCTGTGCCCCAGATGTGGTCCAAGTGCCTTCTGCGCCACTGCTATGGCCTGTGGTTTATCTGCCTGCCCGCCTATGTCAAGGTCTGCCACTCCAAGGTGCGGGCACTCCGCACCGCCTACGACGTGCTGAGGAAGATGCACACCAAGAAGCTACAGCCAcctgatgag GTGTGTTACAGAGTTCTGATGCAGCTCTGTGGCCAGTATGGCCAGCCTGTTCTGGCCGTGAGAGTTCTATTTGAGATGAAGAAAGCTGGTATCCATCCCAATGCCATTACCTATGGCtactacaacaag GCTGTTTTAGAGAGCACTTGGCCATCCAGCACCAGAGGTGGCTACTTCCTGTGGCTGAAGCTGAGGAATGTGGTTCTGGGTGTTGCCCAGTTCAGACAGGCTCTGAAGAAGCATCAGCagcagtctgcacacacacctccctcag ACGGCAGTGATTTGGACGCTTTGAGTCAGGGCAGCATGGACAGCTCCAACGAGACTAACCCTGCTGACCTTATCAAAGTAGAGGGCACTGACGATAGATCTAGCACAG GTGACCAGTCAGATCTGGGCTACAACTCACTGTCTAAAGAAGAGGTGCGGAGAGGAGAGACCATCcctgagaaagagaagagggagagtgaCTGCAGCTCCt TGTCTGAGACAGAGAGTGCCAAAGGCAGTGGAGACTGTCTTCCACAGCTGGACTTCCCAGCTCCTAATCAGCCACGTCCAGGGATTGTCCGTGGCAACTCTTGCTATGATGGTCCTGCCCTTAATAAACAAGAAAGCTcctcag cCGTTGCtggtctcctcttctcctcctctttagAGGACATCGGGGTCATGCAGGGAGGCAGTCTGCATCGTCGCCTGGGTAACAAACGGGAGAAGACCGACGGCTCTCTGGAGGAGTCTGGGGTGAGAGGTCGTCGTCATAGCGGCGACTCGGCCACCCCCACTGGCACAGTCCTGGGCCTGAGCCTGAACCAGGGTGAGACGGACCCGCACAAGATCGCCCGTAACCTAGGAGACGACGCCAAGATCCTCTCGGGGAGCCTCCGCAAGAGCCGGCGATGTGAAACGCTGGGCATGAACAGCAAGCAGGCTCACGCACTCCTAAACGATGACGAAGTACCGATGCACAGGCTCTCCCTCACAACAGCAGATGATGCAGCAGAGGATGAAGACTCCAGTGATGAGGAGAGGCCCGATGAGGACAAGGTGGACCTGGCGGACATCTTTGACCTGGAGGACTTGGACCTGGACTCAGAGGGGATCATGGGATGTGGGGCGGGGCCGCGGCGCCAATCGGTCCCGGTCCAGCTGGCCCGGCCGGCCAAGCGCATGGGCATCCAGATGGGCTTCGACCCGCTGTCGCTCCTGGCGGCCGAGACCGAGTCCGAGGTGGCAGAGGTGTGCAGCGAAGGCGCCGGCGCCCGGACCCCGCCAGGGATGCGCCGTGACCTGGCCGTGGAGATTGAGATGTACATGAACCACCTGGGCAGCCCGCTGAGCAGCCGGGCGCCTAGCAGCGTGGACCTGCGCTTCCCCACCAGCCCAGCAGGGGGCGCTCACCACCAGCAGCACGAGGCACGGCGCGGGAGCCTGCCCCACTGCTCGTCCCGGGCGCTATCCGTGCCCCGCTCGCAAACCTACCACTCGCACCAGCAGGTGGCGCACTCGCACAGCTCGCACAACGTGCAACAGCGCTCACGCACACCCCAGGCCAACACGCCGACCCACGCCAGGGCCCGGCTGTGGTCCTCGCCCGCGTATCCACCCGACGGGGCCCCTCAGCAGGGCGAAGAGAGGGACCGGGACCCCCACTCGGACCTGgcgtccccccccccctctccctcgccctactcctcctcctttgGGCTGGACACTCTGCTCACGCCCTCGCTGGACGTCTTCAAGAGCAGCATGGTGTCGGCGGGGAAGGGTGTGGCCGAGAAGGCCAGCCGCTGGTACTCACGACTGGCCACTTACACCACTCCCACCaag gacATGGGCTCAGATGGGTTGAGTGTGGAGGATGATGACGAgtgtggggagggagaggaagtgtTTTTGTCTCCTGACGGGCCCTTCTCCCCACGGCGACCGGGCCCCTACGCTCCCCTCAGACGCAGCACCGCTGCTCAGGCCAGCGCCAACCGCCGCAGCAGCATACACACAG gttatcttctctctcctcctcccagcGTTCCTGACCGCTCTGACCTGGGCTCGTCTCGATACACCAGCAACACTAGCATCTTCCAGAACTATgcaatggag attcTGATCTCCAGCTGCTCGCGCTGTAAGACCTGTGAGTGTCTGGTGTATGACGAGGAGATCATGGCGGGCTGGACAGCAGACGACTCCAACCTCAACACCACCTGCCCGTTCTGCGGCAACCCCTTCCTTCCGTTCCTCAACGTGGAGATCCGGGACCTGCGGGGCCCCGGCAG GTTATTTCTGAAGAGTAGTCCATCAGCAGATGAAGCTATCTCCTCCTCTTATTCTGTGTCCACTGGGCTGGATACTGGGACCTCCACCCTCTCTGCCACGTCCCCAGTTCCAACACACGCaag gagcagTTCCTTCATCAGGGCTCCATGTATAGATATCCCGGAGAGGCAGCAGGGCTCTCTGTCCCCTGGGGGCCCCATGGCACGGAGCGTCAGTGCCTTCGGGCCCCTGGAGGAGTCGCCACGGCCCCTGCACAGGGTCCCCACTGGCAGCCTGCCCAGCCGGCTCAACGAGGCCACT GATCCGTTGAGTATGGAGTGGCGTCTGCACCACCCTGAGCCAGTGACGGTGCCCTACCTGAGTCCTCTGGTCCTATGGAAGGAACTGGAGAGCCTGCTGGAGAATGAGGgagaccag GCCATCACTCTGTCAGGGCTGGTGGATCACCATCCCATAATATTCTGGAACCTTGTGTGGTACTTTCGCCGACTAGATCTGCCCAGCAACCTGCCAGGCCTTATTCTGACATCAGACCACTGTAACAGAGGATCTCAG GTTCCTCGTGACTGGATGTCTGAGGACAGTAAGCACGTGCTGGTGCAGATCCTCTGGGACAACCTGAAACTCCACCAGGACCCCATACAGCCCTTCTACATCCTGTGGAACACACAGA GGCTTAACTGCACTCTGTTTCTAGAGA GTCTGAGTTACCCAGTGTGCCGGCTGGGGAATGAGAaggaatgtgtgtttggggaggaggTGCTGCAGGGTGTGGTGAGGAGCATCCAGCGCAACGACATCCACAGCCCCATGTGTCACATCCTCCAGCTGCTCGCACACACCCTCGGGGTCCGCAGACAGAG GAGTCTGTACAGGGACATCCTCTTCTTATCTCTGGTCGCTCTGGGCAAAGACAACATTGACATTG aTGCGTTTGACCGGGAGTATAAGCTGGCGTATGACCGTCTATCTCCAGCTCAGGTCAAACTCACTCATAACTGCGACCGACCCCCCAGCACAGGGGTCATGGAGTGCAGAAAAACCTTTGGAGAGCCTTATCTCTAA